From one Vicia villosa cultivar HV-30 ecotype Madison, WI unplaced genomic scaffold, Vvil1.0 ctg.000233F_1_1, whole genome shotgun sequence genomic stretch:
- the LOC131625712 gene encoding protein argonaute 2-like codes for MEAGDGYGGRGTQQPSDEVSLQPEWRRRTASTGREQQNLTLQPEWRRGRSTATALPSPSRAGDEAQKKDEEQKKEVIFQPEWRRSRSTTTTTATAYPWNQNQNYGVRKPLGLGSSSSGVQRSRNIDESWRNAPPSDYVVPKLESLRISKDLAASSFSLKDKALPIRRPDGGGTLAVLTSRLCVNHFLFKFNPESIIFHYNVNVKPNFSSKVGQPRKLSNNDLSMIREKLFSDDPERFPLDMTAHDGAKNIFSAVELPEETVNVVIFDGEDEKITSYSVTITLLNKLRLHKLMDYLCGHSVSLPRDILQGMDVVVKENPARRTISVGRHFYPTNPPLVMKELRPGIIAVGGFQHSLKPTSQGLSLCVDYSVVPFRKQMSVLDFLHERINDFNLGEFEKFRKYVEEVLIGLKVSVTHRKSKQKYIIAGLTPTVTRHVTFPIDYTKGWKIEKDVNLLSFFNEKYDKDIVYKDIPCLDLGKGNRKNYVPMEFCVLAEGQRYPKERLDAASAKTLEAMALAHPSERQSAIQKMVQSSDGPCGGDIIRNFGMSVNTTMTTILGRVIGPPELKLGDPNGKTVKITVDLDKCHWNLAGRSMVEGKPVERWAILDFTSIGPYNKKLRRKEFVEKLIGKYKKLGIYMQDPIWYEESSMKILASHELLSELLEKIKNICEYNQGRLQFLLCVMANKSPGYKYLKWISETKVGIITQCCLSYSANQGDDKFYSYLALKINAKLGGSNVELNNRLPYFDGDEHVMFIGADVNHPGLRDNRSPSIVAVVATINWPAANRYAARVCPQFNRSEKILNFGEVCVELVSCYWRMNGVRPEKIVVFRDGVSEYQFDMVLNEELLDLKSAFRRLNYFPTITLIVAQKRHQTRFFPDGWRDGSSGGNILPGTVIDTKVIHPFEFDFYLCSYYGSLGSSKPTHYHVLWDEHKFTSDELQKLIYEMCFTFARCTKPVSLVPPVYYADLAAYRGRLYHEARIGMQSKKSRGSLSSKDAFEQGFYKLHADLENIMFFI; via the exons ATGGAAGCCGGTGACGGTTACGGCGGAAGAGGAACTCAGCAACCCTCCGACGAGGTGAGTCTACAACCAGAATGGAGACGCCGAACTGCCTCAACCGGAAGAGAACAACAAAACCTTACTCTCCAACCAGAATGGAGGCGAGGTAGGTCAACAGCAACAGCTCTCCCTTCTCCCTCCCGTGCCGGCGATGAAGCTCAGAAGAAGGATGAGGAGCAGAAAAAGGAGGTTATATTTCAACCAGAATGGAGACGATCAAGGTCCACTACTACTACTACTGCCACTGCGTATCCATGGAATCAAAACCAAAATTATGGTGTGAGAAAACCATTAGGACTAGGATCAAGTTCCAGTGGTGTTCAAAGAAGTAGAAACATTGATGAATCTTGGCGAAATGCTCCACCGTCAG ATTATGTTGTTCCTAAACTGGAAAGTCTACGAATATCGAAAGATTTAGCTGCATCATCTTTTTCGCTTAAGGATAAAGCTTTACCTATTCGGAGACCTGACGGTGGTGGCACGTTAGCGGTTCTTACGAGCAGACTTTGTGTTAATCATTTCCTTTTTAAGTTCAATCCGGAGAGTATAATATTTCATTACAATGTTAATGTCAAACCTAATTTTTCGTCAAAAGTTGGCCAACCGCGGAAGTTGTCTAATAATGACCTGTCCATGATTAGAGAGAAATTGTTTTCTGATGATCCTGAGAGGTTTCCGTTGGACATGACTGCGCATGACGGTGCCAAAAATATCTTTAGTGCGGTGGAGTTACCGGAAGAGACTGTTAATGTGGTGATCTTTGATGGAGAGGATGAAAAGATCACTTCATATAGTGTTACCATAACACTTCTTAATAAACTCAGACTTCACAAGTTAATGGACTATCTTTGTGGGCATTCAGTCTCTCTTCCTAGGGATATTTTACAAGGGATGGACGTGGTGGTGAAAGAGAATCCTGCTAGGCGTACAATTTCTGTGGGACGCCACTTCTATCCCACGAATCCTCCTTTAGTAATGAAGGAACTTCGCCCTGGAATAATTGCAGTTGGGGGGTTTCAGCATAGTTTAAAACCTACTTCTCAGGGTTTGTCCTTATGTGTAGACTACTCGGTGGTGCCTTTCCGAAAGCAAATGTCAGTCTTGGATTTCTTGCACGAGCGTATCAATGACTTTAACTTGGGTGAATTTGAAAAATTCAGGAAATACGTTGAGGAGGTGCTTATTGGATTGAAAGTTAGTGTGACTCACCGGAAATCCAAACAGAAATATATTATTGCCGGATTAACACCTACAGTTACAAGGCATGTCACTTTCCCCATTGACTATACTAAGGGCTGGAAAATTGAAAAGGATGTTAATCTTCTTAGCTTTTTTAATGAGAAATATGACAAGGACATTGTATACAAAGATATTCCTTGTTTAGATTTAGGGAAAGGAAACAGGAAGAACTATGTACCCATGGAATTTTGTGTTTTAGCTGAGGGCCAAAGATATCCCAAAGAGCGTTTGGATGCTGCTTCAGCAAAGACATTGGAAGCAATGGCACTAGCTCACCCGAGCGAGAGGCAGAGTGCTATACAGAAGATGGTGCAATCGAGTGATGGACCTTGCGG TGGTGATATTATTCGGAACTTTGGAATGTCAGTCAATACGACCATGACAACCATTCTAGGACGTGTAATTGGACCCCCGGAATTGAAGTTGGGCGATCCAAATGGCAAGACTGTCAAGATAACAGTCGATCTAGATAAATGTCATTGGAACCTTGCAGGAAGATCAATGGTGGAAGGTAAACCAGTTGAGCGTTGGGCCATTCTTGATTTCACCAGTATCGGGCCGTATAATAAGAAATTAAGAAGAAAGGAATTTGTTGAAAAACTTATTGGTAAATACAAGAAGTTGGGTATCTATATGCAGGATCCCATTTGGTACGAAGAATCTTCAATGAAGATACTTGCGAGTCATGAATTGCTATCTGAATTACttgaaaaaatcaaaaacatttgTGAATATAACCAAGGTCGACTACAATTTCTTCTGTGTGTGATGGCTAATAAAAGTCCAGGTTACaaatacctcaagtggatttctGAGACCAAAGTTGGTATAATCACACAATGTTGTTTGTCTTATAGTGCTAATCAAGGGGATGATAAATTCTATTCTTATCTGGCTCTCAAGATCAATGCCAAGCTTGGAGGCAGCAATGTAGAGCTCAATAATAGGCTCCCTTACTTTGACGGGGACGAACATGTTATGTTTATAGGCGCTGATGTCAATCACCCTGGTTTACGGGACAACAGGAGTCCGTCAATTGTTGCTGTGGTTGCAACCATTAATTGGCCAGCCGCTAATCGCTATGCAGCACGTGTTTGCCCGCAATTCAATCGAAGTGAGAAAATATTAAACTTTGGGGAGGTTTGTGTTGAGCTTGTCAGTTGTTATTGGAGGATGAACGGAGTCAGGCCagaaaaaattgttgtttttcgTGATGGGGTGAGCGAGTACCAGTTTGACATGGTTCTTAATGAAGAACTACTAGATTTGAAGAGTGCATTCCGAAGATTAAATTATTTCCCTACAATCACTCTTATTGTAGCACAAAAACGACATCAAACTCGATTTTTTCCAGATGGTTGGAGGGATGGGTCTTCCGGTGGCAATATTTTACCGGGAACAGTTATTGACACAAAAGTTATACACCCTTTTGAGTTTGATTTTTACCTCTGTAGTTACTATGGAAGCCTAGGTTCAAGCAAGCCCACTCACTACCATGTTTTATGGGATGAACACAAGTTTACATCTGATGAATTGCAGAAACTTATATATGAGATGTGCTTTACCTTTGCAAGGTGCACAAAACCCGTGTCTTTAGTCCCACCTGTGTATTATGCCGACCTTGCTGCTTATAGGGGACGATTGTACCACGAAGCAAGGATTGGGATGCAATCTAAGAAGTCAAGAGGATCTTTATCTTCTAAAGATGCATTTGAACAGGGATTTTACAAGTTGCATGCTGACCTGGAAAACATAATGTTCTTCATCTAA
- the LOC131625681 gene encoding O-fucosyltransferase 23-like, with product MEALLKLFGGTLNSITSKCMVLLVTVLILRVFLFPGFDGIEWSNLVYRSPSMSSSEFGIREFRFLVVPQLVWGLNNQKIAFARACLTARMLNRTLLMPSFSASLFYKEVDLLQPMSFDKLFQFEKFNAVCSGFVRLGRYSDVLNRTRVLEMTKGSGRKWTLERDLSQLKEYSKGSYDDYEVIEILGKNPFLWHDHWPLKDYAKVFECLVLIDEFRNEAERVVSRIREIGNNASMEPQQDRSSFQPLPYVAVHMRIEIDWMIHCKKLEQRLNTNQICSSKKEIVETVRNIVIGLKKTPIVVYLAVADKLLNDSSIMEDWGEGILPYEKKKLGIEGMYNKYPYLIQSAIDYEVCLQADIFVGNSFSTFSSLVVLERTQKMIKTSVDSVCGTDVRWPSYAYNIQGESNGAMRWITNMSESSLQTISYGTNRVYDCKDHI from the exons ATGGAGGCATTGTTGAAGTTATTTGGTGGGACTCTGAATTCAATAACTAGTAAATGCATGGTTTTGCTTGTTACTGTTTTGATTCTTAGAGTGTTTCTTTTCCCTGGTTTTGATGGAATTGAATGGAGCAATCTTGTATATCGCTCTCCGTCGATGAGTTCTTCCGAATTCGGAATTCGGGAGTTTAGGTTTTTGGTAGTTCCTCAGCTTGTTTGGGGGTTAAACAACCAGAAAATCGCGTTCGCCAGGGCTTGTCTTACTGCTAGAATGTTGAATAGAACCCTTTTGATGCCTAGCTTTAGTGCATCCCTATTTTACAAAGAAGTCGATCTATTGCAGCCGATGTCTTTCGATAAATTATTCCAATTCGAAAAGTTTAATGCGGTTTGCAGTGGTTTTGTTCGGTTAGGTCGGTATTCGGATGTCTTGAATAGAACCCGAGTGCTTGAAATGACGAAAGGGAGTGGGAGGAAGTGGACATTGGAGAGAGATTTATCACAATTGAAAGAGTATAGTAAAGGCTCTTATGATGATTATGAGGTGATTGAAATTTTAGGGAAAAACCCTTTCTTATGGCATGATCATTGGCCTTTGAAGGACTATGCTAAGGTTTTCGAGTGCTTGGTTTTGATCGATGAGTTTCGTAACGAAGCAGAAAGGGTTGTTTCTAGGATTAGGGAAATCGGAAATAATGCATCAATGGAACCGCAACAAG ATAGGTCTTCATTTCAACCTCTTCCGTATGTTGCGGTTCACATGAGGATAGAAATCGATTGGATGATTCATTGCAAAAAGTTAGAGCAGAGATTGAACACAAATCAAATATGCAGCAGCAAGAAAGAGATTGTGGAAACAGTTAGAAACATTGTAATCGGTTTGAAAAAAACTCCAATTGTTGTTTATCTCGCGGTAGCCGATAAACTCCTCAACGATTCTTCCATAATGGAAGATTGGGGAGAAGGCATTCTTCCTTACGAGAAGAAGAAACTCGGCATTGAGGGAATGTATAACAAGTATCCATATCTGATTCAATCTGCGATCGACTATGAAGTTTGTTTACAGGCTGATATCTTTGTTGGAAACAGTTTCTCTACATTTTCGAGTCTTGTAGTTCTTGAAAGAACACAGAAAATGATCAAAACGAGTGTCGATAGCGTGTGCGGAACCGATGTAAGATGGCCTTCTTATGCATATAATATACAAGGTGAATCAAATGGTGCAATGAGATGGATTACAAATATGTCTGAATCAAGTCTTCAAACAATAAGTTATGGAACCAATCGTGTCTATGATTGCAAGGATCATATTTAA